A window of Gossypium raimondii isolate GPD5lz chromosome 7, ASM2569854v1, whole genome shotgun sequence genomic DNA:
tgtatttaatttgtcaaatgattgattttttcggttttaagGTTGGTTTGATTAAAGTTAATTACTaatactattaattaatttattattaaccctaaaacctaaattaaatactaaatagtTAATACTGTAATTTTCAACtaccaaaatgtataaaatttgcCAATATAGTATTTCATTGGAACAAAAATTGTCAAAGCCAGatactatattttttatgtCAATCACTTaaacataaacacaataaattattaaacacattaaaattttaaacatgaatgAAATCCATATATCACACTTGTGAGCTAATTCATGTTATTTGTGTTTATACAAGTCATGTTTATCacattgttttattgtttattaaacCATAAGTTACATGACGTTAGTAACGTAACATCAGCAGAGGGCACATATTTCTTAGAATAGAAGAATAGAATCTGggagttttatttgttttctctttcttaTGGGTAATGGGACTATGAGAACTATATTTGCttctaatatgattttattcaaattaacatGTCAATGAAACTCGGTCATTTCTAGATGattagatatattttttttcaattttgaattgTGAACTCCAATGATCACAGGCGAACATGGAAGGAGACAACCTAGTAAGTAGTGAAATCCCAGTGACGAAAGCTGTTGAGGACACTGAAATTATTGCCGATGCGGTTAAGGTATTTGCATATCTCTACTTTCTGCAATTTTTATCAGTTTTATCTATTGAATACCGTTTAACTGAAAGCAATTCAGTCACTGTATTACACTCTTGAGTGTTTGAGGTTCACAATTAGTTTATAATAATGGTAAAAAATTACAGGCCTCAAATGGAGACTTGCCGCTAGTAGAAAAGGAAGAAACCACCCTGGATGGAGAATTCATTAAAGTAGAGAAGGAAGCAGTAGAGATGAAAGATGGTTCTAATCCGGCTAATCCTGCTTCTAACCAAGACAATGAATCGACCATCGAAAGAAGCTTGAGCAATCCTGGTAGAGAACTACTTGAAGCTCAAGAAAAGACGAAAGAACTCGAGCTTGAATTGGAAAGAGTGGTTGGAGCATTAAAGCTTTCTGAATCAGAAAACAGAAAATTGAAGGATGAAGTTGTGCTTGCTAAGGAGAAGTTGGATGAAGTGGggaaaaaatatgaagaactcgaTCTCAATCATAAGAAATTGCAAGAACAGATCATTGAAGCTGAGCAGAGATACAGTTTACAGCTAAGCAATTTGCAAGAGGCTTTGCAAGCTCAAGAGACGAAACAGAAGGAACTCACTGAAGTAAAAGAAGCATTTGATGGTCTCAATATTGAGATCGAAAACTCGAGAAAGAGGATGCAAGAGTTGGAGCAAGATCTGCAGAGTTCCGTTGAAGAGGCTCGGAAGTTTGAAGAACTGCACAAACAAAGTGGTTCACATGCTGAGTCTGAGACACAGAGGGCTTTGGAGTTAGAGAAATTGCTTGAAACTGTGAAACTTAGTGCAAAAGAAATGGAAGATCAGATGGCTTCATTGAGGGAAGAAGTCAAGGGACTCTACGAGAAAGTTGCTGAAAACCAGAAAGTCGAGGCAGCACTTCAAAGCACAACAGCTGAACTTTCTGCTGCTCAAGAGGAGTTGGCGCTTTCGAAATCACTGGTGTCAGACTTGGAACAAAGACTTAGTTCAAAGGAAGCTCTTATAAATGAGCTGACTGAAGAGTTGGAACAGAAAAAAGCTTCAGAATCCAAGGCAATGGAAGATATCTCAATTCTTGAAATTACTTTTGCTGCAACTAAAGAAGATTTTCAAGCTAAGGTTTCCGAGTTGGAAGATATCAAGTTGAAACTGGAAGAGGAAGTCAAAGCAAGGGAATTGGTTGAAGCCACACTGAAGGATCAAGAAGTCAATGTTTTGATTGCACAAGAAGAATTAAGTAAAGTTCTAAATGAAAAAGAAGCTTTGGAAACAGCCATTGCAGATCTTAACAGTAATGCAGCATTGTCGAAGGAGCTGTGCAACGAACTTgaagaaaaattgaagctttCAGATGAGAATTTCAGTAAAACCGATTCTCTATTGTCCCAGGCTTTGTCTAATAATGAAGAGCTTGAACAGAAACTGAAATCTCTTGAAGAGCTACATAATGAATCCGGAGCTGCTGCAGCAACTGCTACTCAAAAGAATCTTGAACTGGAGGATATACTTCAGGCTTCAAATGAAGCTGCAGAAGATGCAAAATCGAAACTGAGGGAGCTTGAGGCACGTTTTATAGCAGCCGAGCAAAGGAATGTGGAGCTTGAACAACAGTTGAATTTGGTAGAGTTAAAAGGCTTTGAATCCGAGAAAGAACTGAAGGAATCTTCAGAGAAAATATCTGAACTTACCAACAAGTTGGGGGAGGTCATGGAAGAAAAGAATCAGTTGAACAATCAAATGCAGGAATATCAGGAGAAGATAAATCAGCTCGAATCAGCTCTAAATCAGTCAACAACACAGAACTTGGAGCTCGCGGAAGAGTTGAAGGTTGCTTTAGAGAGAAGTGCTCACCATGAGGACAGAGCTAATATGAGTCATCAACGCAGCCTTGAACTAGAGGATCTGTTCCAGACATCTCATTCCAAATTAGAGGGTACTGACAAAAAGGTCAACGAGTTGGAGTTGTTACTTGAAGCAGAGAAGTACAGGATTCAGGAACTCGAGGAACAGATAAgcaatttagaaaagaaatgtGGAGATGCAGAAGGCGAGTCTGTTATGTACTCTGATAAGGTATCCAAACTCGCTTCTGAACTTGAGGCATTCCAAGCTAGAACATCGAAACTTGAAATTGCACTACAAATGGCCAATGAGAAGGAAAAGGAATTGACCGAGTGCTTAAATTTGGCAACAGATGAGAAGAAAAAGCTAGAAGAGACATCGCAAAGCTCCAATGAAAAGCTTGTGGAAGCTGAAAATCTGGTGGAAATCTTGAGAAGTGATTTAAATCTGACACAACAGAAACTGGAAAGCATTGAGAATGATCTTACGGCTGTTGGTTTGAGAGAAAGTGAGGTTATGGAAAAGCTCAAATCTGCTGAAGAGCAACTAGAGGAACACGTTAGAGTATTAGAGGAAGCTAAGGCGAGAAACTCAGAGCTCCAGTCATTGCATGAAACTTTAACAAGGGATTCAGAACTTAAACTCCAAGAAGTAACGGAAAATTTCAACAGCAAGGATTCTGAAACGAAATCTCTGTTCGagaaattgaaaacatttgaaGATCAGATAAAGGTGTATGAAGAACAAGTTGCTCAAGCAGCTGGACAGTCTGCGTCTTCAAAAGAAGAATTGGATCAGAGCTTACTGAAATTGGCTTCTTTAGAAAGCACAAATGAACAACTCAAAAGCAAGATATCGGAGTTCGAAAATAAAGCTCTTCAGTCTTCCTCAGAGAATGAACTTTTGGTTCAGACAAACATTCAGTTGAAGGGCAGAATTGATGAGCTTCAAGAATTGCTTAATTCAGCTCTTTCTGAGAAGGAATCAACTGATCAAGAGATTGCTTCTCATATGAGCACGATTAAAGAATTATCTGACCAGCATACGAAGGCCTCAGAACTTCGAGCAGAAGCCGAATCACGAATTGTGGAAGCAGAAGCTCAATTACACGAAGCTATTGAGAAATACTCAAAGAAAGAATCAGAATCCAACGATCTGATTGAAAAGTTGAATGCGCTTGAAGTCCAAATTAAAACATACAAAGAACAAGCTCATGAAGCATCCACAATTGCTGTATCTCGACAAGTAGAGGTTGAAGAGACTCTTTCCAAATTAAAGCAGCTTGAAAGCTTTGTCGAGGAACTGCAAACCAAGTCGGCACACTTTGAAAAGGAGAGTGGAGGACTTGCTGAGGCAAATTTTAAGCTTACTCAGGAACTAGCCGAATACGAGTCAAAACTCGGTGATTTGGAAGGCAAATTGACCGCAGCCTTGACCGAGAAGGATGAAACAGCTGAACAACTTCACATTTCGAAGAAAGCTATTGAAGATTTAACACAGAAGATTACTTCTGAAGGGCAGAGTTTACAATCTCAGGTTTGTTGAAAATTAGTATAATGGTTTTTTTCTATTGCGAGTTCGATTTATAAAATTGgtttcttattctttttaatgttACAGATTTCTTCACTAATGGAGGAGAATAACTTGCTCAACGAAACACATCAGAGCACAAAGAAAGAACTTCAATCTGTAATATCACAGCTTGAAGAACAAttaaaaaacgaaaaagaaaatgaagaatctCTAAAATCAGAGATTAACAATCTCAAGGCTGAGATTGCGGAGAGTTCCTTACTGCAAACTCATGTCAAAGAACTTGAAGAACAGTTGGTGACGGTTGAAGCTCAATTGAAAGAAGAGGTGCACTATAGTCTGTTAATAAAGAAGGATACTGATCTTTGACAAGTTTTCTAATAATTCGGTTTCTTGCTCGTAGGTTGAAAGTGTTAAGACAGCCGCCTCTGTAAGAGAAGCTGAATTAACTTCGAAATTAGAGGATCATGCACAAAAGATTAGTGATAGAGATGTTATCAATGAACAAGTGGTTCAACTTCAACGAGATTTACAACTTGCTGAAACAACGATCACTCAACAGgttcaacatttataaaaaagaatagACATTTTTTTCGATCATTTTGCcatatgatgaattgatgaataaCACCAAGTTCCAAAATCAACTTTTGTCAACAGAAGGATGCAGATTCTCAGAAAGAGATGGATCGAGAAGCAGCTTTAAAACATTCCATCGAAGAGCTCGAAGCCAAAAACAAAGAAGCATTACACCTCAAGAAACAAGTCAAAGAGTTGGAAGATAAATTGCAAGAAGCTGAAGCTAAAATGAAGGTCAGTTCATATTCAAGATCATTTTCTCTACATTTTCATGAGAAAGTATTAAGTTGCTTACCGCCAAATCATGTGTTGCAGGTTGCGAGCAGTGCAGCCGAAGCAAAGGATAGTGTAGAGGTGAATTCCAGAGATATTGATGGATTAACATTTTCAACACCAACAAAACGAAAGAGTAAGAAAAAGTCGGAAGCCGCTTCCGTACAAGTTGCTTCCTCTTCTTCATCAGCTACCCATACTGAGGCTTCTCCTTTGACTAACTTAAAGTTCGTTTTCGGAGTAGCCCTCGTGTCAGCGATCATTGGTGTTATTCTTGGAAAGCGttattaatttagggtttttcccCCTTCctttttgtgtttgattttaCTACGTTgctgatttttgttttctttgcatTTTCCTTCTTTAAGTTATGAAGCAGAATAGAAAAGCTTTATTGCTCGGGTTTTGAGGTTCGGTTGGGGAACTTGTTTTCATTCTTTCCCTTGCCCGCTTTGTCAAAAACAGTCAGTTTTATGCATATCGATATTTAAGTTTGTATGCTGtaaaattgaattggattgaTCATGTTTCTGGTTTATATCTCCTATCAAAACTCTATAAACCGTAACTATGTCGGCTCTTCATTTTCCCTAAAGTATCTGAAACCTATATCCATCTCATGGACACGGGTATGCAGTATGATTCTCCAAATATAGGGAAAGGagtaaaaaataacaaacactCACCTCTCGAGTCTGAGTAAGATCAAAACCTATCATTTTCTCAGGGAAGAAACTTACGAAGCATTCTTAAATAAACTTCATGTAACCGATTAACAATCGTTAAATGCAAATTAAAGCTATGATTGCAACTGGAAGCAAGACATTTTAGCCAGGGCTTAGTACAACATTCCGGTTGGTTAATATTCAAATCCCTAATTTTAGCAGTGCCTCTGAAAGGAAAAATTGACCCAACCTAAACAAATTGCACAAACGACGATTCTCATGTGAAGTTTGTATTAAGACTTCGAAACTTGCTTAATAATTATTGCAACAGGTAACTATTTGAAGGAGCAACCATGAATTACAACCACATTTTTCTACAAAGAGCAACCTCTGATACTGTACAGCTTTGCTCCTTCTCGGTCCGTATGCAAAAGCGGAAAACTAGACTTTAAAGTAGTAGTTTCAACTTTACAGGAGAAAATTTTCCTAAATCCATACTATTTATTCCGAGCACTCGagcaaaattttcctttttctcaatttctccTTGACTAGCTATGACATAATTGGCAACAACTACTAATTCTACTATGGAAAAAGCATTTTAACTACGAAGTTCACGTGACGGAGGAAATAATAATCAGCAATCTAAACTAGGTGAGAATTGAACCGGTTTTGATGCACCATAGCATTGTCTTCATATCTCCTCCTTGACCCCCTTCAATCCATTGAAAATATCTAAATCTGTAAACCCTGCACATGGACCACATGTATAAGTTTACTTCATCTCCGAAAACTTCTATATACTAGGAAATATAACACAGAAAACTATACTTACTTGTACTCAAGAAGTCTTCGGCTTCATCACTTGGAGGTGTTAAAGTTGTTCTGTTACCAACAGGGGGATCAAGTGACTTCCAATCTGAACTCTCAAGATTGTCCGGAGATACCTCAGTATCGGCAATCCAATCTTCAAGAATATCTTTGTTGTTAAATGCAAGGGGATCCAGGGAAtccttttcttgtttttgaagAACCCTGCAAAAGAAATTAGtggaaactcaaaattttatcacGACCCTGTTACTGTGGACTTCCTAAAGATTGAAGTTAGGTTTGGTGTTTTGACTTACATTTGTCTCAGATATAAGTTGTATTGAACAAAGACGAGATCGCTAAGCCTTTGACGCTCGAGAAAATTTCTTGTGTTGTGTATTTCTTCGATGGAGATCTTGCTTGGTTTATACCCAATTGAACTGCAAGTTTGACTGAGAATGCGGATGGCCAAACGTTGCAAATTCGGGCAACCTCCACCGTATATAGACCACCATTCACCTAATAATATGATGAATATGACAGACAATGCGATAAGATCACCATTGTAACTTAGATACGTATCTCTCTCCTACACTTTTAATCATTAATTCcgaagtaaaaatatataatagttCGAAAAACAGCAGATTAGTTTTCTTATAAAGCATATCGTAAATCTATGAAAATCATACCGTAACTTTCTTCAGGATGAAAAGATAACAAATGAAGGCCCCTGTACTAGAAGTCAATTTGCATTTTGCcccttttactaaaaaaaagggggcaaattagtccatgaacgttaaattaaagagtaaatcaggcctttttgttaaaaattcatccatttgtactgttaatagtagaaatagatgGAATTTTAACAGAAggaccagtttgctctttgatctaatatacagggactaatttgccaaattttttagtagagggggcaaaatACAATCCAACTCTTAGTACAGGGGTCTCCACGGTACTTTTACCCCTAAAGTTCTAAATAAGCAAGAAATAGCAATATGGCGGTTCCGATCTATGCAAGGATACTTACCGGGAAGTAAATTATCTCGGGCTCTGACTGCCATTGGCCTTCCTAGATCTCCCGTAGCATtcttgtataaatttatttctctAACAACTTGGTCCTGGATGTTTGTATCAGGAACTAACCTCTCTATGCTATCAAATACGGATGATAGGATATCATTGTGTATATGTTCCTCGGTATTGTAGAAAAGTTTCGGGTTAAGGAAGAAACCCGCAGCGTAAAGAGGGAGATGCCGTTGTTGTTCCCATCTATTATCTATAATATTCCAATAGACCATATAATCATCTTGCTTGACAAGTTCTTTCTTAATCGTTTCTTTTGCTCTGTAAATCCCGGCATAAACATATCCCATTGCGGATCTTTTCTTGCTACCAACTATTTCTAGGACTCGTAAGAGGGGATACGTTATACGAGCAATCAACATACATGAATTCCAAAACGAACTATTGTTAACAATATCCGACATTGCTTGACCCCCAGGTTTCTTTGCATACGGACACTCGAGCCAATCCTGAGAATTAACCATAGCTTGTAAATTTAGCTTGAGATCAGCCATTCTTTTCAACGTTGAAAAGTTCGTAGCAAAACAAGTAAGTGCTGGTTCCACAACGTCATTCCCAGAAGTAAATTTTCTTATCATATTCAAAACCGAACTCTGATTGTAGATGAATCTTGTCAGAGATTTAGCTTGTTCGATTGTTTCGTTTATCCACTCGAGGTTACTGAAATCTTGAAGCATCAAATCGACACAATGTGCTAAACAAGGAGCCCAATAAAGAGAAGGAAATGATTCCATCAACCTTTTCCCGGTAAAAAGGTATGGCTCTTCACAATTAGTGATTACTTGCACAACTTTCTCGGATCCTACTTCTTCGATCACCTGTTTAAGCAATTCAAACAAATAATCTGCGGAATAAACAGCATGTGATGCATCCACGGATTTCATAAACACAGTTGCTTGAGGACAATAAAccaaaaaacttaacaaaactCTCCCATTTTTCGTTCTACATTGCTCAACTATAATCGAACACCCTGTCTTCCCCCACATTGCTTTATTCCTATCGATATCATCCTTTACTTCCTCAATTACATTCTTCAATATCCATCCCCGAAGATCGTTACAAGACGGCGGTACAACCCCAGATCCTCCAGAAGCAATACCATCAATCATCGGTTGGAAACAAACCGAGTTCACCGCATCTAAATTAACCCCAATATCATACAAGAATCTCCCTATGGCCATATGAATCGGATTCTCTCCCCCATTTGGAACCAATGCAAGATCGGTTTTCACACAAGGATAGTTACTTTCAATCAAATTCCAATCCCGACCCCGACCCCGACCTCGTTTCCTACCTCTACCAACTTTACTAACCACATTAGAATCACCTTCCAAAGTGTTCAAAACCGAAATCGGTTTAATCCCAAAGTTCATATCATCATGAGAACCCAAATTTTCGACCTCACCACCGATATTCGGATTACTACTACTACTACCACAAGCTAGTAATTTCGGaatcaatttttgtttcttatctTGTTTAACTAAAATCCCATTCAAACTTTCTTGCATAACGGACCTAACCCCTTGAGGAACTTGTTCACAAATTGGTCCCTGACCTTTTCGACCTGCTAAATGTTCTTTAAACCTATGAATCCCACCCCCTTTAAACAATTTCCCACAATACATACATTTAATTTGTAATCTTTCACCATTTTTAAACACTTCACAATGGTTCCAAGCAGGATCTTGTTTTTGCCTTGTAATTGATATAGGAACCAAATTCAACTCCATTCAGAAAAACCCTTTTTACAGCATTAAGAAAAGCATATACCCTTTACTCAAAACAGTAAAATTTAGCTGAAATTATAAGAActtacttgattttttttctgggtttttGGTGGTTCATCTGATTATGTGAACCAATTGAACCGGTTGTTTTGAACCCAAATTAGTTTTGAAGGGGTTTGAGGTTGAGGTTTCAATGGAAGATTTTAACAGCTTTGTTTGATCTAAaagggatttttattttttggattaaCAAAAAAAGATTAAGGCTTTTTTGGGTATAATTGGTTTAGATGTTAATGGCGATTGGTCGGAGTCAGACCGGGTAATTTGATCTGGTCATCGCCAACGCCAACGaagaaaacttttttttaaaaaaaaaattgggaaaataaggttttattttttaaaattaaggaaataagttaaaatggaagttttattttctttttttctatcaattattacttaaattgtgtttaattataaatacttttaaaaaatattttacctagtatatttaaaaatagggtaaattgctctcaaggtcactaaactatttagtaagtttatattttggtcattcaactttaaaaagttatagaatagtcattaaactattcaaaagtttccatttaagtcactgaactattcattttttttatttaagtcatttggctgttaagtttttctttttaattctaattagCAAGCTCTAAGCGATGATTCAACGATCGGTATGGTGGATCAGTACCCATcaatgagtagaagaacatCAATGTCAGATATCAaaaaagaaagttgtttggattttggtttgcaAATTCATGACgttcaaagttatttcatgaaaaaaattgaactgtagAAGAGAAGGAGAATGAGAATTTTCAATTATTGCAGACGGTATAAACAAAGAAAACCATACAACAACTATTTTAACAactcagtgacttaaatgaaaactttcgaataatttagtaaccatttgtaatttattgaagttgagtgatcaaaacTTATACTTATTAATAGCTTAGTGGccttgggtgtagtttacccattttattataaattatcatttaaatttgtttaatcataTATACTTCTAAAAACATTTGTACctagtatttttattaaatttaaaaataaaatattaatacttttgtttcacttttttaagaaaatataaaagaaattcatttatgttttttcttttctcttatttcattttattaatgaGGTAGAATTAATGCCCTTAATTAGCTGAAATGTCAGTTAACCTAGGCTCTatgataaaacttaaaatataagcttggtaattttaaatatataaaatatataaatattaatccaaaaatatttttaatattttttaaatagtaaaatctACTTTCTAAAATTGTTGCCTTAGCCTCAAGCTTaagcttgaatttttttaaaaattaatatttaagccCGACTAATTTACCTATAAAGGTCCATTTCCAAGTATATTTACGAAAATGGACcaatttctatattatttacCGGAAAGGGCCGATTTTggcaaaacgcgtccacgtagGAGCTTTTTAGGGTGAAATTTCCAGCAAATTGCACCCTTGGGGAGCgtttttgccatgtcagcacaaaacgcgctgacgtggacgcgctttgctgacgtgacAAAAATGCTCCCCCAGGGGCATGTTTTGCCCCGTGTTTTTGTCCCctacaattatttttttgaccgttggggggtccaacggtaaaagaaaaaaagaagtataaaAACCCCCTCCCTCCTATTATTTCACACAAAATTTAGCAAAAAACTCTAAATTTCTCcctaaatttctcaaagctctcaaatttctccttaaatttctcaaaactgtctttaattaattatttcctttaattttctttctaaattagtattatttttttatagttttaaaaatatttgatcgtgttagcaatgACCGGGGACTTAATTCATCTCGATCATAAACATATCCCcgtcaaacaaatgaaaatggtaagggttaattttaatttttgaatattatttaatatttttttcatttatgtaattttaattaatttgtattttatatttttttataacagtctgtagatcgggtgttacaatgttatattcgtaatatggctggtcctccatcaccgttgatagaaaattacttgaggggagcgggtttttggcacgtggccacTATAGGCCGGGGTTGCAAGTTGGACCTGAAACTCATCAGCGCGTTAatagagaggtggagacctgagacacacacatttcatcttccatgtggagagtgtaACATCACTTTGGAGGACGTGCAAttacaattgggattgccggtggatggGTCCGCACTCACCGGGTCCATTCAATCTGCTGATTGGGGAGCCGTATGCTACGAACTTTTGGGTACGATTCCAGATAATATTTacggaggtcggatcgagatgggctggttacgagacataTTCCCGGAGCCGAGGAATGATTCGACTAAAGTAGAAAGAATATGATATGCTTAGGCATACATCCTTTAGATGATTGAAGGTTATTTGATGCCGGACTTATCACGAAACCTCGTACATCTGAGGTGGTTGTTGAAACTctttgattttagagcagctggcGAATTTAGTTAGGGTTCtgccgtgttggcaacattgtaccgGGAGATGTGCAGGGCGACGCCAccaaataaagccaaaatcAGAAGTTGTCTATCACTACTACAATCATGGGCTCGGTtttgc
This region includes:
- the LOC105789583 gene encoding uncharacterized protein LOC105789583, translated to MEGDNLVSSEIPVTKAVEDTEIIADAVKASNGDLPLVEKEETTLDGEFIKVEKEAVEMKDGSNPANPASNQDNESTIERSLSNPGRELLEAQEKTKELELELERVVGALKLSESENRKLKDEVVLAKEKLDEVGKKYEELDLNHKKLQEQIIEAEQRYSLQLSNLQEALQAQETKQKELTEVKEAFDGLNIEIENSRKRMQELEQDLQSSVEEARKFEELHKQSGSHAESETQRALELEKLLETVKLSAKEMEDQMASLREEVKGLYEKVAENQKVEAALQSTTAELSAAQEELALSKSLVSDLEQRLSSKEALINELTEELEQKKASESKAMEDISILEITFAATKEDFQAKVSELEDIKLKLEEEVKARELVEATLKDQEVNVLIAQEELSKVLNEKEALETAIADLNSNAALSKELCNELEEKLKLSDENFSKTDSLLSQALSNNEELEQKLKSLEELHNESGAAAATATQKNLELEDILQASNEAAEDAKSKLRELEARFIAAEQRNVELEQQLNLVELKGFESEKELKESSEKISELTNKLGEVMEEKNQLNNQMQEYQEKINQLESALNQSTTQNLELAEELKVALERSAHHEDRANMSHQRSLELEDLFQTSHSKLEGTDKKVNELELLLEAEKYRIQELEEQISNLEKKCGDAEGESVMYSDKVSKLASELEAFQARTSKLEIALQMANEKEKELTECLNLATDEKKKLEETSQSSNEKLVEAENLVEILRSDLNLTQQKLESIENDLTAVGLRESEVMEKLKSAEEQLEEHVRVLEEAKARNSELQSLHETLTRDSELKLQEVTENFNSKDSETKSLFEKLKTFEDQIKVYEEQVAQAAGQSASSKEELDQSLLKLASLESTNEQLKSKISEFENKALQSSSENELLVQTNIQLKGRIDELQELLNSALSEKESTDQEIASHMSTIKELSDQHTKASELRAEAESRIVEAEAQLHEAIEKYSKKESESNDLIEKLNALEVQIKTYKEQAHEASTIAVSRQVEVEETLSKLKQLESFVEELQTKSAHFEKESGGLAEANFKLTQELAEYESKLGDLEGKLTAALTEKDETAEQLHISKKAIEDLTQKITSEGQSLQSQISSLMEENNLLNETHQSTKKELQSVISQLEEQLKNEKENEESLKSEINNLKAEIAESSLLQTHVKELEEQLVTVEAQLKEEVESVKTAASVREAELTSKLEDHAQKISDRDVINEQVVQLQRDLQLAETTITQQKDADSQKEMDREAALKHSIEELEAKNKEALHLKKQVKELEDKLQEAEAKMKVASSAAEAKDSVEVNSRDIDGLTFSTPTKRKSKKKSEAASVQVASSSSSATHTEASPLTNLKFVFGVALVSAIIGVILGKRY
- the LOC105789599 gene encoding uncharacterized protein LOC105789599; translated protein: MELNLVPISITRQKQDPAWNHCEVFKNGERLQIKCMYCGKLFKGGGIHRFKEHLAGRKGQGPICEQVPQGVRSVMQESLNGILVKQDKKQKLIPKLLACGSSSSNPNIGGEVENLGSHDDMNFGIKPISVLNTLEGDSNVVSKVGRGRKRGRGRGRDWNLIESNYPCVKTDLALVPNGGENPIHMAIGRFLYDIGVNLDAVNSVCFQPMIDGIASGGSGVVPPSCNDLRGWILKNVIEEVKDDIDRNKAMWGKTGCSIIVEQCRTKNGRVLLSFLVYCPQATVFMKSVDASHAVYSADYLFELLKQVIEEVGSEKVVQVITNCEEPYLFTGKRLMESFPSLYWAPCLAHCVDLMLQDFSNLEWINETIEQAKSLTRFIYNQSSVLNMIRKFTSGNDVVEPALTCFATNFSTLKRMADLKLNLQAMVNSQDWLECPYAKKPGGQAMSDIVNNSSFWNSCMLIARITYPLLRVLEIVGSKKRSAMGYVYAGIYRAKETIKKELVKQDDYMVYWNIIDNRWEQQRHLPLYAAGFFLNPKLFYNTEEHIHNDILSSVFDSIERLVPDTNIQDQVVREINLYKNATGDLGRPMAVRARDNLLPGEWWSIYGGGCPNLQRLAIRILSQTCSSIGYKPSKISIEEIHNTRNFLERQRLSDLVFVQYNLYLRQMVLQKQEKDSLDPLAFNNKDILEDWIADTEVSPDNLESSDWKSLDPPVGNRTTLTPPSDEAEDFLSTRFTDLDIFNGLKGVKEEI